From the genome of Syngnathus acus chromosome 24, fSynAcu1.2, whole genome shotgun sequence, one region includes:
- the naa20 gene encoding N-alpha-acetyltransferase 20, which produces MTTLRPFNCDDLFKFNNINLDPLTETYGIPFYLQYLAHWPEYFIVAEAPGGELMGYIMGKAEGSVAREEWHGHVTALSVAPEFRRLGLAAKLMDMLEEISERKGGFFVDLFVRVSNQVAVSMYKRLGYSVYRTVIEYYSASNGEPDEDAYDMRKALSRDTEKKSIIPLPHPVRPEDIE; this is translated from the exons ATGACGACGCTACGGCCGTTCAACTGCGACGATTTGTTTAAATTCAACAATAT CAATTTGGACCCTTTGACAGAAACT TATGGGATCCCGTTCTACCTGCAGTATTTGGCTCATTGGCCCGAGTACTTCATTGTTGCCGAGGCCCCCGGAGGCGAACTGATGGGATACA TCATGGGTAAGGCGGAGGGCTCGGTGGCCCGAGAGGAGTGGCACGGCCACGTCACCGCGCTCTCCGTGGCGCCAGAGTTCCGCCGGTTGGGATTGGCCGCCAAACTCATGGACATGCTGGAGGAGATCTCGGAAAg GAAGGGCGGCTTCTTCGTGGACTTGTTTGTCCGCGTGTCCAACCAGGTGGCGGTCAGCATGTACAAGCGTCTGGGCTACAGCGTCTACAGGACCGTCATTGAGTACTACTCGGCCAGCAACGGCGAGCCTGACGAGGACGCCTACG ACATGAGGAAAGCGCTGTCCCGAGACACGGAGAAGAAGTCCATCATCCCGCTGCCACATCCTGTCAGGCCTGAGGACATTGAATAA
- the cep43 gene encoding FGFR1 oncogene partner, which produces MSATDDDIELRDLLIQNLENNGVLNKLKAEMRAAVFLALEEQDRMENKTPLVNENLKKCLSTKEGRLVASLIVDFMRVFHLDFSLSVFQPEINTHPSGLENRQLLCDELGISEAELNANSPVLLELVRRRQRKSESIMAAEVASEENSVAVNKDSAPAIEERLPEKVSPLELLADLEPQDDDDSFFDDPLPRPQKTYGSHVVTRDSQQSPAAPTSGGGGSASEKSHSETASRGKASAKFPSGTKQSGSIHLDEDDDIEYDDDFNSHRSDLYKSELSSSREIEEISIEGPDHSDKLEDTVDVSVSQPSVSVGVDYMEEVS; this is translated from the exons ATGTCTGCCACAGATGATGATATCGAATTGAGGGATTTACTTATCCAAAATTTGGAGAACAACGGAGTTCTAAACAAGCTCAAG GCGGAGATGAGGGCTGCCGTGTTTCTGGCTTTGGAGGAGCAGGACCGAATGGAG AACAAGACGCCGCTAGTCAATGAGAACCTAAAGAAATGTCTCAGCACTAAAGAAG GTCGTCTGGTGGCCAGTCTCATTGTGGACTTCATGCGGGTTTTTCACCTGGACTTCAGCCTGTCTGTGTTCCAGCCAGAGATAAACACT CATCCGAGCGGCCTGGAAAATCGGCAGCTGCTCTGCGATGAGCTGGGCATTTCGGAGGCGGAGCTTAACGCTAACTCGCCCGTGCTGCTGGAGCTCGTTCGACGCAGACAACGCAAGTCCGAGTCCATCATGGCCGCTGAG GTGGCGTCGGAGGAGAACAGCGTCGCTGTCAACAAG GACTCTGCGCCGGCCATCGAGGAGCGTCTTCCCGAGAAGGTGTCACCGCTGGAGCTGCTCGCAGATTTGGAACCGCAGGACGACGACGACTCCTTTTTTGATGACCCGCTGCCTCGGCCTCAAAAGACATACGGCTC CCACGTGGTGACTCGCGATAGCCAACAAAGTCCAGCGGCGCCGACatcgggaggaggaggaagcgcgTCGGAAAAGAGCCACAGCGAGACAG CGTCGAGAGGGAAAGCGTCGGCCAAGTTCCCCAGCGGAACGAAGCAGAGCGGCTCGATCCATTTAG ACGAAGACGACGACATTGAGTACGATGACGACTTCAACAG CCACCGCTCCGACTTGTACAAGAGCGAGCTGAGCAGCAGCCGCGAGATCGAGGAAATCTCCATCGAGGGGCCCGACCACAGCGACAAG CTGGAGGACACGGTGGACGTGAGCGTCTCCCAGCCCAGCGTTAGCGTGGGTGTGGACTACATGGAGGAAGTGTCCTGA
- the crnkl1 gene encoding crooked neck-like protein 1 has translation MASTAAGKQRIPKVAKVKNKAPAEVQITAEQLLREAKERELELLPPPPKQKITDKEELNDYKLRKRKAFEDNIRKNRTVISNWIKYAQWEESLTEVQRARSIYERALDVDHRNVTLWLKYAEMEMKSRQVNHARNIWDRAITILPRVNQFWYKYTYMEEMLGNVAGCRQAFERWMEWEPEEQAWHSFINFELRYKEVDKARSIYERFVMVHPEVKNWIKYARFEEKHGYIAHSRKVYERAVEFFGEEHVDEHLFVAFAKFEETQKEFERVRVIYKYALDRIPKHQAQQLFKNYTMFEKKFGDRRGIEDVIVSKRRFQYEEEVKANPHNYDAWFDYLRLVESDADPDTVREVYERAIANVPPIQEKRHWRRYIYLWINYALYEELEVMDEERTRQVYQACLDLIPHKKFTFAKIWLLYGQFEIRQKNLQAARKVMGTAIGKCPKNKLLKGYIELELQLREFDRCRKLYEKYLEFTPENCSTWIKFGELETILGDVDRARAIFELAIGQPRLDMPEVLWKSYIDFEIEQEEFGNTRNLYKRLLQRTQHVKVWISYAKFELSLEGNERARRCRQIFEEANKGLRNCEDKEERLALLEAWKDFEAKFGSDSDRERVAKLLPEKVKKRRKLTAQDGSDAGWEEYYDYIFPEDAANQPNLKLLAMAKMWKKHQQQTADDDDDQNLREKALRNEETAASENSEASKVTQEENAFDDRDDSSSSSEEEEGDKEKDGDKKEKTSDEQQD, from the exons ATGGCGTCCACGGCGGCTGGCAAGCAGCGAATACCGAAGGTGGCAAAG gTGAAGAACAAAGCTCCGGCGGAGGTTCAGATCACCGCCGAGCAGCTCCTCAGGGAAGCCAAAGAACGTGAATTGGAACTtctcccgccgccgccgaaaCAAAAGATCACCGACAAGGAAGAGCTCAACGACTACAAGCTAAGGAAGAGGAAG GCATTTGAGGACAACATTCGAAAGAACCGTACTGTCATCAGTAACTGGATCAAATACGCACAATGGGAAGAAAGCCTGACGGAGGTCCAGAG GGCTCGCTCCATTTACGAGCGGGCGCTCGACGTGGACCACCGCAACGTGACCCTGTGGCTGAAGTACGCCGAGATGGAGATGAAGAGTCGGCAGGTGAACCACGCGCGCAACATCTGGGATCGAGCCATCACCATCCTCCCCCGCGTCAACCAGTTCTG GTACAAGTACACCTACATGGAGGAGATGCTGGGCAACGTGGCGGGCTGCAGGCAGGCCTTTGAGCGCTGGATGGAGTGGGAGCCAGAGGAGCAGGCCTGGCACTCCTTCATCAACTTTGAGCTGCGCTACAAAGAGGTGGACAAAGCCCGCAGCATCTACGAGCGAT TCGTCATGGTTCACCCCGAGGTGAAGAACTGGATCAAGTACGCTCGCTTTGAAGAGAAACATGGCTACATCGCTCACAGCAGAAAGGTGTACGAGCGCGCCGTGGAGTTCTTTGGCGAGGAGCACGTGGATGAGCACCTCTTTGTTGCCTTCGCCAAGTTTGAGGAGACCCAGAAGGAG TTTGAGCGTGTGCGCGTGATCTACAAGTACGCCTTGGACCGAATCCCCAAGCATCAGGCCCAGCAGCTCTTCAAGAACTACACCATGTTTGAGAAGAAATTCGGAGACCGGCGGGGCATCGAGGACGTCATCGTCAGCAAAAGAAGGTTCCAGTACGAGGAGGAAGTCAAG GCCAACCCGCACAACTACGACGCCTGGTTCGATTATCTGCGGCTGGTGGAGAGCGACGCCGACCCCGACACGGTGCGAGAGGTTTACGAGCGCGCCATCGCTAACGTGCCGCCCATCCAGGAAAAGCGCCACTGGAGGCGCTACATCTACTTGTGGATCAACTACGCCCTCTACGAAGAACTGGAGGTCATG GACGAGGAGAGGACAAGGCAGGTGTATCAAGCCTGTTTGGATCTGATCCCTCACAAAAAG TTCACATTCGCAAAGATCTGGCTGCTCTACGGTCAGTTTGAGATCAGGCAAAAGAACCTGCAGGCCGCCAGGAAGGTCATG GGCACGGCCATCGGCAAATGTCCGAAGAACAAACTGCTGAAGGGCTACATCGAGCTGGAGCTTCAGCTGCGCGAGTTCGACCGTTGCCGGAAGCTGTACGAGAAATACCTGGAGTTCACGCCGGAGAACTGCAGCACCTGGATCAAGTTTGGAGAGCTGGAGACCATCCTGGGCGACGTGGACCGGGCCCGCGCCATCTTCGAGCTTGCCATCGGCCAGCCGCGGCTGGACATGCCTGAG GTTTTGTGGAAGTCCTACATCGACTTTGAGATCGAGCAGGAGGAGTTTGGGAACACGAGGAACCTTTACAAAAGGCTGCTGCAGCGTACCCAGCACGTCAAG GTTTGGATCAGCTACGCCAAGTTCGAGCTGTCGCTGGAAGGCAACGAGCGGGCACGCAGGTGCCGGCAAATCTTCGAGGAGGCCAACAAGGGCTTGAGGAACTGCGAGGACAAGGAGGAGCGACTGGCGCTGCTCGAGGCCTGGAAGGACTTTGAGGCCAAGTTCGGTTCCGACAGCGACAGGGAGCGCGTTGCCAAGCTGCTGCCCGAGAAGgtcaagaagaggaggaagctCACCGCCCAAGACGGG TCGGACGCGGGCTGGGAAGAGTACTACGACTACATTTTCCCCGAAGACGCCGCCAACCAGCCTAACCTCAAACTGCTGGCCATGGCCAAGATGTGGAAGAAGCACCAGCAGCAAACGgctgacgacgacgacgaccaGAACCTTCGGGAAAAGGCTTTGAGGAACGAGGAGACCGCCGCCTCGGAGAACAGCGAGGCTAGCAAAGTTACACAGGAGGAGAACGCCTTTGACGACAGAGACGACAGTAGTAGCAGTagcgaagaggaggagggggacaAAGAGAAGGATGGTGACAAAAAGGAGAAGACAAGCGATGAGCAGCAAGATTAA
- the LOC119118020 gene encoding C-1-tetrahydrofolate synthase, cytoplasmic-like, which produces MIAQWSCGGLSVMLALLRHLTLSCCYGGRRSIATIISGNQTAKLVRERLKKEVDKMKTSKVIPSLLVLQVGNREDSNLYISSKMKAAAEVGIEAAHVRLPNTVTQDEVLRTIASVNEDASVHGLIVQLPLDSVNRMDVELVTNAVSPLKDVDGLSCINAGKLSRGDLNYCYIPCTPNGCMELIRQTGVSVAGKHAVVIGRSKIVGAPMHDLLLWNHATVTTCHSKTHDIAKHVGRADIVVVGAGRAEMVQGDWLKEGCVLIDCGINHVADGSKPSGKRVVGDVHFASAYQRAGFITPVPGGVGPMTVAMLMQNTVLSAQRVLTSAAV; this is translated from the exons ATGATTGCACAGTGGAGTTGCGGTGGTCTCTCAG TCATGTTGGCTCTGTTGCGCCACCTGACTTTGTCATGTTGCTATGGAGGCCGACGCTCCATAGCAACCATCATCTCTGGAAACCAAACGGCCAA GCTGGTGAGGGAGCGTCTGAAGAAGGAGGTGGACAAGATGAAGACGTCCAAGGTCATCCCGAGTCTACTGGTTTTACAG GTGGGAAACAGAGAAGATTCCAACTTGTACATCAGCAGCAAGATGAAAGCTGCAGCTGAG GTGGGCATTGAAGCAGCGCACGTGAGGTTGCCCAACACGGTGACACAGGACGAG GTGCTGCGGACCATCGCGTCCGTCAACGAGGACGCGTCCGTGCACGGCCTCATCGTGCAGCTTCCCCTGGATTCCGTCAACCGCATGGACGTGGAGCTGGTCACCAACGCCGTATCGCCGCTCAAAGACGTGGACGG tctGAGTTGCATCAACGCAGGCAAGCTATCTCGCGGGGACCTGAACTACTGCTACATTCCGTGCACCCCCAACGGTTGCATGGAACTCATCAGACAGACAG gtGTAAGCGTGGCTGGCAAACACGCCGTGGTGATCGGTCGCAGTAAGATTGTGGGCGCGCCCATGCACGACCTGCTCTTGTGGAACCACGCCACTGTTACCACCTGTCACTCAAAGACGCATGACATTGCCAAACAC GTGGGCAGGGCGGACATCGTGGTGGTGGGGGCGGGGCGAGCGGAGATGGTGCAAGGCGATTGGCTGAAGGAGGGCTGCGTGCTCATCGACTGCGGGATCAATCACGTGGCGG ACGGCAGCAAGCCGAGCGGCAAGCGTGTGGTGGGCGACGTGCATTTCGCCTCAGCCTATCAAAGAGCTGGATTCATCACGCCGGTTCCGGGAGGGGTGGGGCCCATGACGGTGGCCATGTTGATGCAG AACACGGTGCTCAGCGCTCAGCGTGTCCTCACCAGCGCTGCTGTTTAA
- the cfap61 gene encoding cilia- and flagella-associated protein 61, which produces MKNAIVSSSGEVARMTVRRSECADAEDIERLISPEALELFGPIDVLQILEKANLAVTVAGEEGDVMAHAAFFDHPDAALVDPLHWESFIPKHFKADAMTTWNTLFLHLFVSKTVFSTASFQHILSAVFNTTAELDFVCLLSSTSVCLEAALKKMLEPLERLTEEDDQAAELMAYVCHRRRLCPRLYVRPARVEDHDDVMHIVAQQTKILSSMRRPYFLSELIEAQDENNHAAVCECDVTITGFISVTAEVDVRRLQEHFDLKHFAGLCKGEQDDDEDDEDEDDEADQAEDEPQLDQDEIPTQEPLEEPDSEAEQECQEEEEEEVLSASSEETAPEPNVFCIQFFFSEKNFEMRSLDLIPYIFQLFPDLDFCIITVPTLSPDFPLLQNFLRVPPQPGSLLPSDLFVLHRDGLRSVKVRPALESDRDDLAALVSHVKKGQKALLRDLDLIFNKETDAAECSLQAFVVDVEGAVVGTLIIRDEMDLEYIRARYNIENFIYYSHHDVHEHAELRHFVLRRCFQHFSRHLFKETLRLTRKSNIYHRVYPLGLGQQDSCVDHLDFILDCAVPVRPRRQIIYPLNELGANAPARCITDEQAPFGLNLISRKLTMEPKVTVNARIVLVGASDTGLSFLEVLCFCPHLRFNNLTLISTHGFPADCGQAGGEFLSTSHAYSPRDMAQLPLRSCVTEVAEKVVAINRKSKHVVVSSGAKIPYDYLILCTGVQYQMPCPTQVDQDRSAANEEREESSFPPRYTGTVPSNLFTLSDQHDCNAAQRWLLENFVKGNANAIVYGNSLDVFTTVEMLLRVGVRGSCIHLVLTPTQRTSAKDSPPASDVASDVHPLESDVTDDLPLESDVTNDPPLESDLSIDFPPRINDPNDSPPESNDLPRESDITNDSFRESDVTTDLPLESDITNDPPPESDITNDSPREPDVPNHPSPESDITIDPPPERDITNDPSPEDDVANEPSPEGNATNDPSPERDITNDPSPDADVTNDPPLKIDSPTDSPPEIDEANESPPVIDSPSDSPPEMNSPSDSPPVIDPPSDSPPEIDSPSDSPPEIDDANESPPVMDPASDSPPEIDSPSDSPPEIDDANSPPEIDPPGEVDVTNDSPPDVINESPPESNVAADSAPETDVVGGPARENGTCSEPPLDGSVTNEPPSEPDLAGDPLPNELTSESNGFYFSDAGVENAVMEAMKKAQVQIHRDCLLMQMNNGDHPDPLTSVSFSTDSEPLHLACGLFVNLSNRGVDYDAFSSINSSFLVFDGRLVIDSAFRTNDAAIWGAGPLTKFSRSYYSDEWSHGNFNSKEVGQELAAVLLTHFDPTLEAPCSTPSPADRLVPIYKQPKIQGGKLPGRLNYLHVTKPAATGPHGPSAGLARRIATGHPESGNYFCLHLDRNQVVKTIICLSFKPLPVSNLMCLYGKHQQLLGQLLVRLHLRQIDDLYSFFRQNWCLAIFHDRFNYFEEELLQDYAKVDGEDASPRDLMKDPGSKAALSMNVAKYLAFNRNLLPMFPCPDDL; this is translated from the exons ATGAAGAACGCAATCGTATCAAGCAGCGGTGAAGTGGCGAGAATGACCGTCAGGAGGAGCGAATGTGCGGATGCCGAGGACATTGAACGCCTCATCAGCCCTGAGGCCTTGGAGCTTTTTGGACCCATTGATGTCCTTCAAATCTT GGAGAAGGCCAACCTGGCAGTGACCGTGGCTGGTGAGGAGGGCGACGTGATGGCCCACGCGGCATTCTTTGACCATCCCGACGCAGCGCTGGTTGACCCGCTTCACTGGGAATCTTTTATCCCAAAACACTTCAAAGCTGACGCCATGACG ACATGGAATACGCTGTTCCTTCATCTGTTTGTGTCCAAGACCGTCTTCTCCACCGCAAGCTTTCAGCACATCCTCAG TGCCGTGTTCAACACCACCGCCGAGCTGGACTTTGTGTGCTTGCTGAGCTCAACATCCGTCTGCTTAG aagcggcattgaaaaaaatgttggagCCTCTGGAGCGTCTGACTGAAGAAGATGACCAAGCGGCCGAGCTGATGGCATACGTGTGTCACAGGCGAAGACTTTGTCCGAGACTTTATGTTCGACCCGCCAG GGTTGAAGACCACGATGACGTCATGCACATTGTGGCCCAGCAGACGAAGATTCTGTCGTCTATGCGCCGGCCGTACTTCCTGTCGGAGCTCATCGAGGCCCAGGATGAGAACAACCACGCCGCCGTGTGCGAG TGCGACGTCACCATCACCGGTTTCATCAGCGTGACGGCAGAGGTGGACGTGAGGCGACTGCAGGAACATTTTGACCTCAAGCATTTTGCCGGGTTGTGCAAAGGCGAGCAGGACgacgacgaagatgacgaGGATGAGGACGATGAGGCCGACCAGGCTGAAGATGAGCCTCAACTTGACCAAGATGAGATACCGACGCAAGAACCGCTCGAGGAACCCGATTCGGAAGCAGAACAAGAATGTcag gaggaggaagaggaggaggttcTCTCTGCATCATCTGAAGAAACCGCACCAGAACCCAACGTCTTCTGTATCCAGTTCTTCTTCTCAGAGAAGAACTTCGAGATGAG ATCACTAGATTTGATTCCATACATATTCCAACTCTTCCCG GATCTGGACTTCTGCATCATCACCGTCCCTACGCTGTCGCCGGACTTCCCGCTCCTGCAGAACTTCCTGCGAGTTCCTCCGCAACCCGGCAGCCTGTTGCCCTCTGACCTCTTCGTCCTGCACCGCGATGGACTGAG GAGCGTCAAAGTGCGACCGGCGCTGGAGTCGGACCGGGACGACCTCGCCGCCTTGGTGAGTCACGTGAAGAAAGGCCAAAAGGCTTTGCTACGGGATCTGGACCTCATCTTCAACAAGGAAACGGACGCG GCCGAATGTTCTCTGCAAGCCTTCGTGGTCGACGTGGAGGGCGCCGTGGTGGGGACGTTGATCATCCGAGACGAGATG GACCTGGAGTACATCCGGGCCCGCTACAATATCGAGAACTTCATCTACTACAGCCATCACGACGTCCACGAGCACGCCGAGCTGCGCCACTTTGTGCTCCGACGCTGTTTCCAGCACTTCAGCCGACATTTGTTCAAGGAGACGCTTCGGCTGACCCGCAAGTCCAACATCTACCACCGCGTCTACCCGCTCGGCCTGGGCCAGCAG GACTCCTGCGTGGATCATCTGGACTTCATCCTGGACTGCGCCGTTCCCGTGCGTCCCCGACGTCAGATCATCTACCCGCTCAACGAGCTCGGCGCCAACGCGCCTGCCAGGTGCATCACTGACGAACAG GCTCCATTTGGTCTAAACCTCATCAGCCGCAAACTGACCATGGAGCCCAAGGTGACGGTCAACGCCAGGATCGTCCTGGTGGGAGCGTCGGACACGGGCCTGTCCTTCCTGGAGgtgctttgtttttg CCCTCATCTGAGATTCAACAACCTCACCCTCATCTCCACGCACGGTTTCCCCGCTGATTGCGGCCAGGCCGGCGGCGAGTTCCTGTCCACCAG CCACGCCTACAGCCCCCGAGACATGGCGCAACTGCCGCTGCGTTCGTGCGTGACCGAGGTGGCTGAGAAGGTCGTGGCCATCAACAGGAAATCCAAACACGTGGTGGTGTCCAGCGGGGCTAAGATTCCCTACGATTACCTCATCCTCTGTACCGGCGTGCAGTACCAG ATGCCATGTCCAACGCAAGTGGATCAGGACCGGTCCGCCGCAAATGAGGAGCGGGAGGAATCGTCCTTCCCCCCCAGGTACACCGGTACCGTGCCCTCCAATCTGTTCACCCTCAGCGACCAGCACGACTGCAACGCGGCTCAACGTTGGCTGCTGGAGAACTTTGTGAAGGGGAACG CGAACGCCATCGTCTATGGGAACAGCCTCGACGTCTTCACCACCGTGGAGATGCTGCTCCGGGTCGGAGTGCGCGGCTCCTGCATCCACCTGGTGCTGACTCCAACCCAGCGCACCTCAGCCAAAGATTCGCCGCCTGCAAGTGATGTCGCAAGCGATGTCCATCCTCTTGAGAGTGATGTCACCGATGACCTGCCCCTTGAAAGTGACGTCACCAACGACCCGCCTCTTGAAAGTGATCTCAGCATAGATTTCCCTCCCCGGATCAATGATCCCAATGATTCGCCTCCTGAGAGCAATGATTTGCCTCGTGAGAGTGACATTACGAACGATTCATTTCGGGAGAGTGATGTCACCACTGACCTACCTCTTGAGAGTGACATCACTAATGACCCGCCTCCTGAGAGCGACATCACCAATGATTCACCTCGTGAGCCTGACGTCCCCAATCACCCGTCTCCTGAGAGTGACATCACCATTGACCCGCCTCCTGAGCGTGACATCACCAATGACCCGTCTCCCGAGGATGACGTCGCCAACGAACCGTCTCCTGAGGGTAACGCCACCAATGACCCGTCTCCTGAGCGTGACATCACCAATGACCCATCTCCTGATGCTGACGTCACCAATGACCCGCCTCTTAAAATTGACTCGCCCACTGATTCGCCCCCTGAAATCGATGAGGCTAATGAATCGCCCCCTGTGATTGATTCACCCAGCGATTCACCCCCTGAAATGAACTCACCCAGCGATTCGCCCCCTGTAATTGACCCGCCCAGCGATTCGCCCCCTGAAATCGACTCGCCCAGCGATTCGCCCCCTGAAATTGACGATGCTAATGAATCACCCCCTGTAATGGACCCGGCCAGCGATTCGCCACCTGAAATTGACTCACCCAGCGATTCGCCCCCTGAAATCGACGACGCTAATTCACCTCCTGAGATAGATCCGCCCGGCGAGGTCGATGTCACAAACGATTCACCTCCCGACGTCATCAACGAGTCCCCTCCCGAGAGTAACGTTGCCGCCGATTCGGCTCCTGAGACCGATGTCGTCGGTGGGCCGGCTCGGGAGAATGGCACTTGTTCAGAGCCGCCTCTCGATGGCAGCGTCACCAACGAGCCGCCATCAGAACCCGATCTGGCCGGTGACCCACTCCCCAATGAGCTTACCTCGGAGTCAAACGGTTTCTACTTTTCCGACGCGGGGGTGGAGAACGCGGTGATGGAGGCCATGAAGAAGGCTCAGGTGCAGATCCACCGCGACTGCCTCCTGATGCAGATGAACAATGGCGACCATCCTGATCCTCTCACGTCCGTTTCCTTCAGCACCGACTCGGAACCTCTCCACCTGGCCTGCGGA CTGTTCGTCAACCTGTCCAACCGAGGTGTGGACTACGACGCCTTCAGCAGCATCAACAGCTCTTTCCTGGTGTTCGACGGCCGGCTGGTCATCGACTCCGCCTTCCGAACCAACGACGCCGCCATCTGGGGCGCCGGCCCGCTCACCAAGTTCTCCCGTTCGTACTACAGCGACGAGTGGTCGCACGGCAACTTCAACTCCAAGGAGGTGGGTCAGGAGTTGGCGGCCGTGTTGCTGACGCACTTTGACCCCACGCTGGAAGCCCCCTGCTCGACACCCAGCCCCGCGGACCGCCTCGTTCCCATTTACAAGCAGCCCAAGATCCAAG GTGGCAAGCTACCAGGACGACTAAACTATCTTCACGTCACCAAACCGGCCGCCACCGGCCCGCATGGACCTTCCGCGGGACTC GCTCGACGCATTGCGACGGGTCATCCGGAGAGCGGCAACTACTTCTGCTTGCATCTGGACCGCAACCAGGTGGTGAAGACCATCATCTGCTTGTCCTTCAAGCCGCTCCCCGTAAGCAACCTCATGTGTCTCTACGGAAAGCACCAACAACTCCTCGGACAGCTTCTGGTCAGATTGCACCTGCGGCAGATAGACGACCTCtacag CTTCTTTAGGCAGAATTGGTGTTTAGCCATCTTTCACGACCGTTTCAACTACTTTGAGGAGGAGCTTCTTCAAGACTACGCTAAG GTTGACGGTGAGGATGCTTCCCCTCGAGACCTGATGAAGGACCCCGGCAGCAAAGCGGCGCTGAGTATGAACGTGGCCAAATATTTGGCGTTCAATCGCAACCTGCTGCCCATGTTCCCCTGCCCCGATGACTTGTGA
- the zbtb25 gene encoding zinc finger and BTB domain-containing protein 25, whose translation MEATSACAAACASATSAHSLLLLQQLNVQREFGFLCDCTVAIGNVYFKAHRAVLAAFSNYFKMIFIHQTSECIKIQPTDIQPDVFSYLLHVMYTGACPKQAVEPARLEEGIKFLHAHQLCRKAGDGPAGGASADAATGSAADAVRMSNLYGIQISSQLAGKEAPAAAVQPGGRGARAHSHPSLAVGSEGERSDGHGSPPQDDFHVSATVKQERPDEEGVGPGSPPRDGAASKDRLPPALACPRCGHRCPSPERLRQHLFSHALHPALFTEGLTYESGGGTGGPDDDGVDAGRLEEALRQSQALAAQLAAELRRSREGAGLSAAPATHSRKRKMACAVCGVRFSHKSQLQEHMYAHTAKPPRLHRHSQLFHSSAHFCPDGGGASANDTLLEVGRDAQDNGSSAYSLDSEISQESGDGGRCE comes from the exons ATGGAGGCGACGTCTGCGTGTGCGGCGGCGTGTGCGTCGGCGACGTCCGCTCAcagtctgctgctgctgcagcagctcAACGTGCAGCGCGAGTTCGGTTTCTTGTGCGACTGCACGGTCGCCATCGGCAATGTCTATTTCAAAGCTCACCGCGCCGTCCTCGCTGCCTTCTCAAACTATTTCAAGATGATCTTCATCCACCAGACCAG CGAGTGCATCAAGATCCAGCCCACCGACATCCAGCCCGATGTGTTTAGCTACCTGCTGCACGTGATGTACACCGGGGCGTGCCCCAAGCAGGCCGTGGAGCCCGCCCGTCTGGAGGAAGGCATCAAATTCCTCCACGCCCACCAGCTGTGTCGCAAGGCTGGCGATGGGCCTGCCGGCGGCGCCAGCGCCGACGCCGCCACCGGCTCTGCCGCCGATGCCGTGCGCATGTCCAACCTGTACGGCATTCAGATCTCTTCCCAGCTGGCCGGCAAGGAGGCCCCCGCAGCCGCCGTCCAGCCGGGGGGGCGGGGAGCCCGCGCCCACTCGCATCCGTCGCTCGCCGTGGGATCGGAAGGAGAGCGATCGGATGGCCACGGCTCTCCGCCGCAGGACGACTTCCACGTCTCGGCCACCGTCAAGCAGGAGCGTCCGGATGAGGAGGGAGTGGGGCCGGGGTCGCCGCCTCGGGACGGCGCAGCGTCCAAAGATCGCCTGCCGCCGGCACTGGCGTGTCCCCGCTGCGGCCATCGCTGCCCGTCGCCCGAGCGGCTGCGCCAGCACCTGTTCAGCCACGCCCTTCACCCCGCCCTCTTCACGGAGGGGCTGACGTACGAAAGCGGGGGCGGCACTGGCGGCCCGGATGACGACGGCGTTGACGCTGGTCGCCTGGAGGAGGCGCTGCGCCAGAGTCAGGCGCTCGCCGCGCAGTTGGCGGCGGAGCTTCGCCGGAGCcgtgagggggcggggctaagcGCCGCCCCCGCCACCCACTCGCGCAAGCGCAAGATGGCGTGCGCCGTGTGCGGCGTGCGTTTCTCACACAAGAGTCAGCTTCAGGAGCACATGTACGCGCACACGGCTAAGCCACCCAGACTGCATCGCCATAGTCAGCTCTTCCACAGCTCCGCCCACTTCTGCCCTGACGGGGGCGGGGCTTCAGCCAATGACACCCTCCTGGAAGTGGGCAGGGATGCTCAGGACAACGGAAGCTCCGCCTACTCGCTCGACTCGGAAATCTCGCAGGAGAGCGGCGACGGCGGGCGTTGCGAGTGA